The following proteins are encoded in a genomic region of Ornithinibacillus sp. 4-3:
- a CDS encoding acetamidase/formamidase family protein, with protein MKIIPKEKFVISMSPEHEAVETVPSGSTVVFEAYDCFSNKLETTADKFSKVGWDKINPATGPLYVEGANPGDTLKVEILDIEIADQGVMATVPGLGSLKNRINEETTKIIPIRDGKAIFSEHIEIPIDPMIGVIGTAPKEGDIPTGSPGDHGANMDCKKITKGATLYLPVNVAGGMLAMGDAHAVMSDGEVLICGLEIPSKTTVKVTVLEGQEYPLPFLTNDTHLMTIAAADTLDEASVRATENMHAFLEEQVKLSAAEAGMLLSLVGDLKICQIVNPLKTTRMELPRNILEKYNITLK; from the coding sequence ATGAAAATAATTCCTAAAGAAAAATTTGTAATATCCATGTCACCAGAACATGAAGCTGTTGAAACGGTTCCTTCCGGTAGCACGGTTGTTTTTGAAGCTTATGATTGTTTTAGTAATAAACTAGAGACGACAGCAGATAAATTCAGTAAGGTTGGTTGGGATAAGATTAACCCTGCTACAGGTCCTCTGTATGTTGAAGGTGCAAACCCTGGAGATACTTTAAAAGTAGAAATTTTAGATATTGAGATTGCAGATCAAGGTGTGATGGCTACTGTACCAGGTCTTGGTTCATTGAAAAATAGAATTAACGAGGAAACCACTAAAATAATCCCAATAAGAGATGGAAAAGCTATTTTTAGTGAGCATATTGAAATCCCTATTGATCCGATGATTGGTGTTATTGGTACAGCTCCAAAAGAAGGTGATATTCCAACTGGTTCGCCTGGAGATCATGGTGCAAATATGGACTGTAAAAAAATTACTAAAGGTGCAACATTGTATTTACCTGTCAATGTTGCCGGAGGAATGCTTGCAATGGGAGATGCCCATGCAGTAATGAGCGATGGTGAAGTACTTATTTGCGGTTTGGAAATTCCTTCCAAAACAACAGTAAAAGTAACTGTACTTGAGGGTCAGGAATACCCACTTCCATTCTTAACTAATGATACACATTTAATGACAATTGCTGCAGCAGACACATTAGATGAAGCTTCGGTTCGTGCAACTGAGAATATGCATGCCTTTTTAGAAGAGCAAGTAAAACTATCAGCTGCAGAGGCTGGAATGCTTTTATCATTAGTTGGCGATTTAAAAATATGCCAAATTGTTAACCCATTAAAAACAACAAGGATGGAATTACCGCGAAATATATTAGAAAAATATAATATCACATTAAAATAA